From Chryseobacterium gallinarum, one genomic window encodes:
- a CDS encoding amidohydrolase family protein has product MMRKYFTYALLLGPLLGAQNKETENSVYQQNWVVSEKENEALAFDADIRLSESELTLDKKLFRLRKQFLGETEKQKIPLYNLSFNEIKPLIESSTLFKIIQDMPKGGLLHTHSGGVTDVKWVIATARKYKECYVYDQKDNDRFIFGQLAFFESGKVPEGFVNLDKKLTSDAHFEKELQELVILKRDNLCNYNNYWIEFEKRFKRISLLLPYRPFFKEYYIKGFQDLAKDKVQHVEIRFIFDELYDFQHGKYPVKTSVTDLQEIVKEVRRSNPRFSLKLIYSSFKFLDPAAIDKQLEMAFQLKKEFPDMISGFDLVADEAAGHSINSFRNNWAKLNELNKKYGIELPLFLHAGESNSVFNKNVVDISLLDNQRIGHGLNLIYFPKTMERIRKQGKLVEVSPISNQILGYVSDLRNHPARVLLSNGIQCSINSDDPGVYGYEGLSYDFWMAFVYWELDVKALKKLVFNSINYSSLNDGEKKKSVDYLNKEWNEFVQKINLTVN; this is encoded by the coding sequence ATGATGAGAAAATATTTTACTTACGCTCTGCTTTTAGGTCCTCTTTTGGGAGCGCAGAATAAAGAGACTGAAAATTCCGTTTACCAGCAAAACTGGGTGGTCTCAGAGAAGGAGAATGAAGCATTGGCATTTGATGCTGACATCCGTTTATCTGAGTCTGAACTTACATTAGATAAAAAACTGTTCCGGTTAAGAAAACAATTCCTTGGCGAAACAGAAAAACAAAAAATCCCTTTATATAATCTTTCTTTTAATGAAATAAAACCGTTAATAGAAAGTAGTACACTGTTTAAGATTATCCAGGACATGCCCAAAGGAGGTTTGCTGCATACCCATAGTGGGGGAGTAACCGATGTAAAATGGGTAATTGCAACGGCAAGGAAATACAAAGAATGCTACGTTTATGATCAGAAAGACAATGACCGGTTTATTTTTGGGCAGCTGGCTTTTTTTGAAAGCGGGAAAGTGCCGGAAGGGTTTGTAAACCTCGATAAAAAATTAACTTCAGATGCTCACTTTGAGAAGGAATTACAAGAGCTTGTTATTCTGAAACGGGATAATCTTTGCAATTATAACAATTATTGGATTGAATTTGAAAAACGCTTTAAAAGAATCAGCTTGTTATTGCCTTACCGTCCGTTTTTTAAAGAATATTATATAAAAGGATTTCAGGATTTAGCCAAAGATAAAGTACAGCACGTGGAAATCAGGTTTATCTTTGATGAACTTTACGATTTTCAGCATGGAAAATATCCCGTAAAGACTTCCGTCACCGATTTGCAGGAGATTGTTAAAGAAGTCCGTAGGTCTAATCCCCGGTTCAGTCTGAAGTTAATTTACTCCAGCTTTAAATTCCTGGATCCGGCAGCGATTGATAAACAACTCGAAATGGCTTTTCAACTTAAAAAAGAATTCCCGGACATGATTTCAGGTTTTGATCTTGTTGCTGATGAAGCGGCCGGGCATAGTATCAATTCTTTCCGGAACAATTGGGCAAAGCTGAATGAGCTTAATAAAAAATATGGGATAGAGCTTCCTCTTTTCCTTCATGCCGGTGAAAGCAACTCTGTCTTTAATAAAAATGTGGTGGATATTTCATTGTTGGATAACCAAAGAATCGGACATGGCCTGAACCTGATTTATTTTCCAAAAACCATGGAGCGTATCCGGAAGCAGGGAAAATTGGTTGAAGTAAGTCCGATCAGCAACCAGATCCTGGGCTATGTCAGTGATTTAAGGAACCATCCGGCAAGGGTTTTATTAAGCAACGGCATACAGTGTTCTATCAATAGTGATGATCCGGGTGTTTATGGGTATGAAGGCCTGAGTTACGACTTCTGGATGGCTTTTGTATATTGGGAGCTTGATGTGAAGGCCCTGAAAAAACTGGTTTTCAATTCAATAAATTATTCTTCGCTCAATGATGGGGAAAAAAAGAAATCTGTTGATTATCTGAATAAAGAGTGGAATGAGTTTGTTCAAAAAATTAATTTAACGGTAAACTAA
- a CDS encoding helix-turn-helix domain-containing protein, giving the protein MIKSFSLISLLLSIFTFYQFPAQTSNLKNEEKLIMGQYDKIEYNDVGRITNMDDIRKVVDQSKKINFKPGEIRGLVLLQRNALRRGNYTLSEKYGDEAESLAYAENDNYSLSLIQLNRACVAIELGLYPEAKTILEKKEYGEKIGNKANRNIYFSNSYMLLAGIYSRTGAKDSMLYYTRKSLDAIEATPLAGLTDYQKVRYYYLEIFQLMNMGIAYAFHPEKPRVDLAESYFRKALAYSVTHPQYFKLCDIEVYESVSAFYYKKKEYEKSIEFSKKVLELERIKKKPEERLAAYEGIKDAYNALGNSTQELKYLKLYTGLNDSIKNAQKVTVINQSRKKIKTFRDAYNENRLIIALTALGIILLIIAIAWKYNRKKEYEYRKKYDELINGLNREKNQPDEVDGNKDQGISNISSETEKKLLKKLAAFENSDKFLKKGINIAYLSHFLNTNPKYLSEIIREHKSRNFNTYINSLRINYIVHQLYNNPKYREYKISYLAEECGYASPQVFVIAFKKEKGVTPSYFINQLNGSTVNIGLGT; this is encoded by the coding sequence ATGATCAAAAGTTTTTCCCTGATATCTTTATTATTGTCAATATTTACTTTCTATCAATTTCCTGCTCAGACTTCGAATCTGAAGAATGAAGAAAAGCTGATTATGGGGCAATATGATAAAATTGAATACAATGATGTCGGCCGGATCACCAATATGGATGATATCCGCAAGGTAGTTGACCAATCAAAAAAAATCAATTTCAAGCCGGGAGAAATCAGAGGGCTGGTTCTTTTACAACGGAACGCGTTGCGAAGAGGAAATTATACCCTTTCGGAAAAGTACGGCGATGAAGCAGAATCTTTGGCTTACGCTGAAAATGATAACTATTCGCTAAGCCTTATTCAACTTAACAGGGCATGTGTAGCAATAGAGCTCGGATTATATCCTGAAGCTAAAACTATTCTGGAAAAAAAAGAATATGGAGAAAAAATTGGTAATAAGGCCAACAGGAATATTTATTTCTCCAATTCCTATATGCTTCTTGCCGGGATATATTCGAGGACAGGAGCTAAAGATTCCATGCTGTATTATACCAGAAAAAGCCTTGATGCCATTGAGGCAACACCTTTGGCTGGTCTGACAGATTATCAGAAGGTCAGGTATTATTATCTTGAGATATTTCAGCTGATGAATATGGGAATTGCTTATGCCTTTCATCCTGAAAAGCCCAGAGTAGATCTTGCAGAATCTTACTTCCGGAAAGCACTGGCATATTCGGTAACACACCCGCAGTATTTCAAGCTATGTGATATTGAGGTATATGAATCTGTAAGCGCATTTTATTATAAAAAAAAGGAGTATGAGAAAAGCATAGAATTCTCAAAAAAAGTTTTGGAACTGGAAAGGATAAAGAAGAAACCGGAAGAAAGGCTGGCAGCTTATGAAGGGATTAAAGATGCCTATAATGCGCTGGGAAATTCAACGCAGGAGCTTAAATACCTGAAATTATATACCGGTTTGAACGACAGTATTAAAAATGCACAGAAAGTCACGGTGATCAATCAATCCAGGAAAAAAATAAAAACTTTTAGAGATGCATATAACGAGAACCGGCTTATTATTGCTTTGACAGCTTTAGGGATTATATTGCTGATCATTGCCATAGCATGGAAGTATAACAGAAAAAAAGAATATGAATACCGTAAAAAATATGATGAGCTGATCAATGGCCTTAACCGTGAAAAGAATCAGCCCGATGAGGTTGATGGTAATAAGGATCAGGGTATTTCCAATATTTCTTCTGAAACGGAAAAAAAACTTTTAAAGAAGCTGGCGGCATTTGAGAACTCAGACAAATTCCTTAAGAAAGGTATCAATATTGCGTATTTGTCCCATTTTCTCAATACCAATCCCAAATACCTGTCAGAGATCATCAGAGAACATAAATCCCGGAATTTTAATACCTATATCAATAGTTTAAGAATCAATTATATTGTTCATCAATTATACAATAATCCCAAATACAGAGAATATAAAATAAGCTATCTGGCAGAAGAATGCGGATATGCTTCACCCCAGGTTTTTGTCATTGCTTTTAAAAAAGAAAAGGGGGTGACGCCTTCTTATTTCATTAATCAGCTGAATGGCAGTACAGTAAATATAGGGCTCGGAACATAA